In Chryseobacterium gotjawalense, the following are encoded in one genomic region:
- a CDS encoding type IX secretion system plug protein — protein sequence MKYLPFFFLLFSAFFTAQDIRSVQLFNPQTNDETPVIGFNEQLILRFDDLSNSSTIYRYTLKHFDRNWKDDGLFFTEYATGSLNGMIDQFQYSFNTLQAYTNYTLTIPNDKIQPKISGNFELVVYQHSASKPLFTKRFCVVEDGANLALNISRISDAGKPQINQRVEVQAIGNGSAMNSNLNSLTLNVIQNNNWNLGVYNQKQSSSLGNKILFQQMNLAFPGNNEFYYFDNKNMNQPFDMVAQSENVNGINYTYLHSVWAFPMNYQYQPDVNGAFYFRRNDLGIERNADREADYSWVYFALDSEKTNKEIYVVGGFNDFKASKENQMFYDETAKKYIAKIYLKQGFYNYILATKNADGSLNLGEINGNFWQTENLYQAFLYYQPFGRNYDGLLGYGEFRTPLR from the coding sequence ATGAAATATCTACCATTTTTCTTTTTATTATTCAGTGCATTTTTCACTGCACAGGATATCCGCAGCGTTCAACTGTTTAATCCGCAGACCAATGATGAAACGCCGGTCATTGGGTTTAATGAACAGTTGATTTTGCGTTTCGATGATTTGTCGAATTCCAGTACGATTTACCGCTATACTTTGAAACATTTCGACCGGAACTGGAAAGATGACGGCTTGTTTTTTACCGAATATGCCACCGGAAGTTTAAACGGAATGATCGATCAGTTTCAGTATTCGTTCAATACTTTGCAGGCGTACACCAATTACACATTAACGATTCCGAACGATAAAATTCAGCCTAAAATCTCCGGGAATTTTGAACTCGTTGTTTATCAGCATTCAGCCAGCAAACCGCTTTTCACGAAAAGATTTTGTGTGGTTGAAGACGGCGCTAATTTGGCTTTGAATATTTCCCGAATTTCTGACGCGGGAAAACCGCAAATCAATCAAAGGGTAGAAGTTCAGGCAATCGGGAACGGTTCGGCAATGAATTCCAATCTGAATTCTTTGACTTTAAATGTCATCCAAAATAATAATTGGAACTTGGGAGTTTACAATCAAAAGCAAAGTTCCTCTTTGGGAAATAAAATTCTTTTTCAACAGATGAATTTAGCGTTTCCCGGGAATAATGAGTTTTATTATTTTGATAACAAGAATATGAACCAACCGTTTGATATGGTTGCTCAGTCAGAAAATGTCAATGGAATAAATTATACCTATTTGCATTCGGTGTGGGCGTTTCCGATGAATTATCAATACCAGCCGGATGTGAACGGTGCTTTTTATTTCCGTCGAAATGATTTGGGTATTGAAAGAAATGCGGATCGGGAAGCGGATTATTCCTGGGTGTATTTTGCTTTAGATTCCGAAAAAACCAATAAAGAGATTTATGTAGTCGGTGGTTTTAATGATTTTAAAGCAAGCAAAGAAAATCAAATGTTCTACGATGAAACTGCAAAAAAATACATCGCAAAAATTTATTTGAAACAGGGATTCTACAATTATATTTTAGCCACCAAAAACGCGGATGGAAGTTTAAATCTGGGCGAAATCAACGGTAATTTCTGGCAGACAGAAAACCTCTATCAGGCCTTTTTGTATTACCAGCCTTTTGGTAGGAACTACGATGGATTGCTGGGTTACGGCGAGTTTAGAACGCCTTTGAGATAA
- a CDS encoding LLM class flavin-dependent oxidoreductase, giving the protein MKKFEISVLDLAPVKQNKTIHDTFNDSLDLARMVEKLDYKRFWLAEHHNMASIASSATSVLIGFIANGTQKIRVGSGGIMLPNHSSLVIAEQFGTLESLFPNRIDLGVGRAPGTDGITAKALGRNPMNINQYFPQQIQELQRYFSVENSESLVRAIPGEGCDIPIYMLGSSTDSAWLAAEMGLPYAFAGHFAPQMMETAFEIYHQNYQPSKEFPQPYTIACVNGIAAETDEEAKKLSTTLYQAFVNLIRNDRKPYAPPVDDMDEIWNPMEKAHVMQMLQYSFVGGKETIQKQIAQFQKRFQVDELMITSHIYEHEARLKSYDIIRKATDALNAGL; this is encoded by the coding sequence ATGAAAAAATTTGAAATTTCTGTACTGGATTTAGCACCGGTCAAACAAAATAAAACCATTCACGACACCTTTAATGACAGTCTGGATTTAGCAAGAATGGTCGAGAAATTAGATTACAAAAGATTCTGGCTGGCGGAACATCATAATATGGCAAGCATTGCGAGTTCCGCAACCTCGGTCTTAATTGGATTTATCGCCAATGGAACGCAGAAAATCAGAGTGGGTTCCGGAGGGATTATGTTGCCTAATCACAGTTCGCTGGTTATTGCAGAACAGTTTGGTACATTGGAAAGTTTATTCCCAAACAGAATTGATCTCGGCGTGGGCAGAGCTCCTGGAACTGATGGTATTACAGCAAAAGCTTTGGGCAGAAATCCAATGAATATTAACCAGTATTTCCCACAGCAGATTCAGGAACTGCAAAGATATTTTTCGGTGGAAAATTCAGAAAGTTTGGTGAGAGCAATTCCGGGTGAAGGTTGCGATATTCCTATTTATATGTTGGGATCCAGTACAGACAGTGCCTGGTTGGCGGCGGAGATGGGTTTGCCTTACGCCTTTGCTGGACATTTTGCGCCTCAAATGATGGAAACTGCTTTTGAAATTTATCATCAGAATTATCAACCGAGTAAAGAATTCCCGCAGCCTTATACTATCGCCTGTGTCAACGGAATTGCGGCAGAAACCGATGAAGAAGCGAAAAAACTCTCTACAACCCTTTATCAGGCATTTGTTAATTTGATTCGAAATGACAGAAAACCCTATGCACCGCCAGTGGATGATATGGATGAAATCTGGAATCCTATGGAAAAAGCCCACGTCATGCAAATGCTGCAATATAGTTTTGTCGGAGGAAAAGAAACCATTCAAAAACAGATAGCGCAGTTTCAGAAAAGATTTCAGGTGGATGAGCTGATGATTACCTCTCATATATATGAGCATGAAGCCCGTTTAAAATCATACGATATTATCAGAAAGGCGACTGACGCTTTGAATGCGGGGCTGTAA
- a CDS encoding helix-turn-helix domain-containing protein, which produces MDESLFNLAEHTNRSIFLTGKAGTGKTTFLNEFVKKTKKKHIVVAPTGIAAINAGGVTIHSMFGLPLRTFIPTTDRIDSNLGNNISDLMQHFKYRKDKLKLLREIEIIIIDEVSMLRADVLDMMDFSLRFVRRNQQKFGGVQMLFIGDLYQLPPVVRDEHFLGQYYKSPFFFESYALKEMPLITIELTTVYRQTDEKFLDILNDIRDGAVGNIDFETLNERYIPDFEPTDEPYVYLTSHNRMADEINQKKLAELKGKPYIYRADIIGNFNENQYPNEEELQLKVGAQVMFIRNDASSEKRYFNGKLAEVMGLDEKEITVLIDGDEEVFKIKKETWEQKRYGLDADKNITEDVLGSFQQYPVRLAWAVTIHKSQGLTFDRLIIDAGKSFASGQVYVALSRCRTLEGIVLKSKITPNVIFADRRVSKFQDETNANEKVEEILQAEKYDYSIKKVISSLDCLWFKHSLEKWFQTTKTSKALDKNKATFLYQSIKPKIENFGNVYQKFEKIMVQKTHKFINGDEEWSEIETKAKGAVNFFFTKVNIEVFQPLLDFYSENKGTKGLKEYNEDFRVFLDDLEDYLNDLKKVYLLEAPLFNTENNITISTKVAKIPSHILTFQLFEDGKTIPEIAKERGLVTETIFGHLAKFAEQGLLDLSRIFDKEKIKTFEKEFKKNSYETLNDWKKALPNDFEFNEIRLLLNHFTHKNSK; this is translated from the coding sequence ATGGACGAATCTCTCTTTAATTTAGCCGAACACACGAACCGCAGTATTTTTTTAACGGGAAAAGCGGGGACAGGAAAAACGACTTTTCTGAATGAGTTTGTAAAGAAAACCAAGAAGAAACACATTGTCGTAGCGCCAACCGGAATCGCCGCCATCAACGCTGGCGGTGTGACGATTCATTCCATGTTCGGACTTCCATTGAGAACTTTTATTCCGACGACCGACCGGATCGACAGCAATCTGGGAAACAATATTTCCGATTTGATGCAGCATTTCAAATACCGAAAAGACAAACTCAAATTGTTGCGGGAAATAGAAATTATCATCATCGATGAGGTTTCTATGTTGCGTGCCGATGTCTTGGATATGATGGATTTTTCGCTGCGTTTTGTACGACGCAATCAGCAGAAATTCGGTGGCGTTCAGATGTTGTTTATCGGTGATCTCTACCAGCTTCCGCCAGTGGTTCGCGATGAACATTTCTTAGGCCAGTATTATAAATCTCCTTTTTTCTTCGAAAGTTATGCATTGAAGGAAATGCCTTTAATCACCATAGAACTGACTACCGTTTATCGGCAGACCGACGAAAAGTTTTTGGATATTCTGAATGATATCCGCGACGGTGCGGTAGGTAATATCGATTTTGAAACTTTAAATGAAAGATATATTCCCGACTTCGAACCGACCGATGAACCTTATGTTTATCTGACTTCACACAACAGAATGGCCGACGAAATCAACCAGAAAAAACTGGCCGAACTGAAAGGAAAACCTTATATATACCGTGCAGATATTATTGGAAATTTCAATGAAAACCAGTATCCCAACGAAGAAGAACTGCAGTTGAAAGTCGGTGCCCAGGTCATGTTTATCCGAAACGATGCGAGCAGTGAAAAGAGATATTTCAATGGTAAGCTCGCTGAAGTAATGGGGTTAGATGAGAAAGAAATTACCGTGCTCATCGATGGTGACGAGGAAGTCTTTAAAATAAAAAAAGAAACCTGGGAACAGAAAAGATACGGTTTAGATGCCGATAAAAACATTACAGAAGATGTTTTAGGGAGTTTCCAGCAATATCCGGTTCGCCTGGCTTGGGCCGTGACCATTCATAAATCGCAGGGGCTGACTTTTGACCGTCTGATTATTGATGCCGGAAAATCTTTCGCTTCAGGGCAGGTTTATGTGGCGCTTTCGCGGTGCCGGACTTTAGAAGGAATTGTGTTAAAGTCTAAAATCACACCGAATGTTATTTTTGCCGACCGCCGGGTGTCAAAGTTTCAGGATGAAACCAACGCGAACGAAAAAGTTGAAGAGATTCTTCAGGCTGAAAAATACGATTACAGCATCAAAAAAGTGATCAGCAGTTTAGACTGTCTGTGGTTCAAACATTCCCTGGAGAAATGGTTTCAAACCACCAAAACCAGCAAAGCACTTGATAAAAATAAAGCCACTTTTTTATACCAAAGCATTAAACCGAAGATTGAAAACTTTGGCAATGTTTACCAGAAGTTTGAAAAAATAATGGTTCAGAAAACCCATAAATTCATCAATGGTGATGAAGAGTGGAGCGAAATCGAAACCAAAGCAAAAGGAGCGGTGAATTTCTTTTTTACGAAAGTAAATATAGAAGTATTTCAGCCTTTGCTTGATTTTTATTCTGAGAACAAAGGCACGAAAGGGCTCAAAGAATACAACGAAGATTTTCGTGTTTTTCTGGATGATTTAGAAGATTATCTGAATGACCTGAAAAAAGTGTATTTATTGGAAGCGCCCCTTTTCAATACCGAAAATAATATTACCATTTCTACGAAAGTTGCCAAAATCCCTTCTCATATCCTGACCTTCCAGTTGTTTGAAGACGGCAAAACCATTCCTGAAATCGCGAAAGAAAGAGGGTTGGTTACCGAAACCATTTTCGGTCATCTTGCCAAATTCGCCGAGCAGGGATTATTGGATTTATCCAGAATTTTTGATAAAGAAAAGATCAAAACTTTTGAAAAGGAGTTCAAGAAAAATTCCTACGAAACCTTAAACGATTGGAAAAAAGCATTGCCGAACGATTTTGAATTCAATGAAATCCGTTTGTTGCTGAATCACTTTACCCATAAGAACTCTAAGTAA
- the hemH gene encoding ferrochelatase, which translates to MSKKGILLVNLGSPKSTKVEDVKEYLDEFLMDEKVIDYRWFFRTLLVRGIILNTRPKKSAAAYETVWTEEGSPLIFITERIQKKLQKLVDVPVEIGMRYAEPSIETGIRKLTEQGVTEIVLFPLYPQYAMSTTETVIEKAEDVRKKHFPDIKINYVQPFYNREIYIDCLAESIREKLPENFDALQFSYHGVPERHIFKTDPTKTCNLNDCCSRDSNPSHQFCYRHQCFKVTEEVIKKLNLPKEKVLVTFQSRLGNDKWMEPYTDVTLENLSKKGIKNLAIVCPAFVSDCLETLEEISVEGKEQFMHGGGENYHYIPCLNDEDRWIDVVKTLCEERLHEFYLV; encoded by the coding sequence TTGTCAAAAAAAGGAATTTTATTGGTGAATCTCGGTTCGCCCAAATCGACGAAAGTTGAAGATGTAAAAGAATATCTCGACGAATTTTTAATGGATGAAAAAGTCATCGATTACCGTTGGTTTTTCCGGACTTTATTGGTGCGCGGAATCATTTTGAATACCCGTCCGAAAAAATCGGCTGCCGCTTATGAAACCGTGTGGACTGAAGAAGGTTCGCCTTTAATTTTCATTACGGAAAGAATTCAGAAAAAACTGCAAAAGTTGGTTGATGTTCCTGTAGAAATCGGCATGCGATATGCAGAACCAAGCATCGAAACAGGCATCCGAAAACTGACAGAACAGGGCGTTACTGAAATCGTACTCTTCCCACTCTATCCGCAATATGCGATGAGCACGACAGAAACAGTGATTGAAAAGGCAGAAGATGTTCGCAAGAAACATTTCCCAGATATTAAAATCAATTACGTTCAGCCTTTTTATAACCGCGAAATCTATATCGATTGCCTTGCAGAAAGTATTCGGGAGAAATTACCTGAAAATTTTGATGCTTTGCAATTCTCTTATCACGGCGTTCCGGAAAGACATATTTTTAAAACAGACCCAACCAAAACCTGTAATTTAAACGACTGTTGTTCCCGAGACAGCAATCCAAGCCATCAGTTTTGCTACCGACACCAGTGTTTTAAAGTAACGGAAGAAGTCATTAAAAAATTAAATTTACCGAAAGAGAAAGTTCTGGTCACCTTCCAGTCCCGTTTAGGAAACGATAAATGGATGGAACCTTACACCGATGTAACTTTAGAAAATTTAAGCAAAAAAGGAATTAAGAATCTGGCAATTGTTTGCCCGGCTTTTGTATCAGATTGTCTGGAAACTTTAGAGGAAATCTCCGTAGAAGGTAAAGAACAGTTCATGCATGGTGGTGGCGAAAACTACCATTACATCCCCTGTTTAAACGACGAAGACCGCTGGATTGATGTGGTGAAAACGTTGTGCGAGGAAAGATTGCATGAGTTTTATTTGGTATAA
- the ribB gene encoding 3,4-dihydroxy-2-butanone-4-phosphate synthase, producing the protein MSDIQLNTIPEAIEDLKNGKIIIVVDDENRENEGDFLSAAELTTPEIINFMTIHGRGLICTPLPEKRCDELGLDIMVTRSSDPKETAFTVSVDLLGDGVSTGISASDRSKTILALMDENTKPADFMRPGHIFPLRAKKGGVLKRAGHTEAAIDLTKLAGLQEGGVICEIMNDDGSMARLPELYELAKKHDLKLVSIEDLIQYQLRKGDLIERLEERKVKTFYGDFDFYAFKETSTDQIHFALTKGKWAENEPILVRVQASNSYFDVLSRLTTGEKPLLEKVTKMINDEGKGAIIFINNVSNSENTMRKLQQFLDFQDGQEKRPTLASNFHDYGIGTQILKNLGINKFRVISQNVNQKPLVGGYDVEVTEMVEL; encoded by the coding sequence ATGTCAGATATTCAACTTAATACGATTCCTGAAGCGATTGAGGATCTAAAAAACGGAAAAATAATCATCGTAGTTGATGATGAAAACCGGGAAAATGAGGGAGATTTTCTTTCTGCGGCAGAATTAACCACGCCGGAAATCATCAATTTCATGACCATTCACGGTCGCGGTTTGATTTGTACGCCACTTCCTGAAAAACGGTGTGACGAACTTGGTCTCGACATTATGGTCACGCGAAGCAGCGATCCGAAAGAAACTGCTTTTACGGTTTCTGTGGATTTGTTGGGAGACGGAGTTTCTACCGGAATTTCTGCCAGCGACCGAAGTAAAACGATTTTAGCTTTAATGGACGAAAACACCAAACCGGCGGATTTTATGCGCCCGGGACATATTTTCCCATTGAGAGCAAAAAAAGGAGGTGTTTTGAAAAGAGCGGGTCATACCGAAGCGGCGATTGATTTAACCAAATTAGCCGGCCTGCAGGAAGGCGGTGTAATTTGCGAAATTATGAATGATGACGGTTCTATGGCAAGACTTCCCGAATTATATGAACTGGCGAAAAAACACGATTTGAAACTGGTTTCTATTGAGGATTTAATTCAATATCAGTTAAGAAAAGGTGATTTAATCGAGCGTTTGGAAGAAAGGAAAGTGAAAACATTCTACGGAGATTTCGATTTTTACGCTTTTAAAGAAACGAGTACGGATCAGATTCACTTTGCATTAACGAAAGGAAAATGGGCGGAAAACGAACCGATTTTGGTAAGAGTTCAGGCTTCGAATTCTTATTTCGATGTTTTGAGCAGACTGACGACGGGCGAAAAACCGTTGCTTGAAAAAGTAACTAAAATGATTAATGACGAAGGAAAAGGGGCGATAATTTTCATTAATAATGTCTCAAATTCCGAAAACACGATGCGCAAACTGCAGCAGTTTTTGGATTTTCAGGACGGTCAGGAAAAACGTCCGACTTTGGCCTCCAACTTCCATGATTATGGAATAGGAACGCAGATTTTAAAAAACTTAGGAATTAATAAATTCCGTGTCATTTCTCAAAATGTTAACCAAAAACCTTTGGTAGGCGGTTATGATGTGGAAGTGACAGAAATGGTTGAGTTATAA
- a CDS encoding DUF4403 family protein produces MRNFLILMILLLAPKLFSQQNSSYSSVPVYNFPKIKSSVTMPVKIPLSEIGNMINNSLPALIFQDDSYTDNDNDQFKVKVWKTRPIRLVGGTKQNLLIEVPLKIWAEKGIGTLGLYHYQNTTFETVMYFNTQLTFNNNWKMVTKTSPMGFKWITKPVLDFGRVKVPITSLVESSLKKQQADFCKTIDEMMLDQLNFQQYAIMAWNQFSEPFEISEEYRTWLKITPISVNITPLTFHGNRIDANIGIDVYSETFTGTKPASSPLVNSIANFNSAPQLPNNFLLQTTVNIPFSEATAIAEKLFSGKEFDFKEGKSKVKITSIKVYGENGRIIIEAQTEGAIEGVSYITGIPVYDEFKRKIVLSDTKFKLKTKNIFYKTATLLFQGKIVKMIEDEYGIPTADLEDSSRKSIEETFNKEYYKGLKMKGKAVKLTPSNIILNPYGITAVIDTQAQLEVSVKGM; encoded by the coding sequence ATGCGAAACTTTCTCATTCTGATGATTCTACTTCTGGCTCCGAAATTATTTTCTCAGCAAAACAGCTCGTATTCTTCAGTTCCCGTTTACAATTTCCCAAAAATCAAATCATCTGTTACCATGCCGGTGAAAATTCCGCTGTCGGAAATTGGGAATATGATCAATAACTCTTTGCCTGCTCTGATTTTTCAGGATGATTCCTATACCGATAATGACAACGATCAGTTCAAAGTAAAAGTCTGGAAAACGCGACCAATCCGACTGGTTGGCGGAACAAAACAGAATCTTCTGATCGAAGTTCCTTTAAAAATATGGGCCGAAAAAGGAATCGGAACCTTGGGGCTTTATCATTATCAAAACACCACTTTTGAAACGGTGATGTATTTCAATACCCAGCTCACCTTTAATAATAACTGGAAAATGGTGACCAAAACTTCGCCGATGGGTTTTAAATGGATTACAAAACCAGTTCTTGATTTTGGAAGAGTTAAAGTGCCAATCACTTCATTAGTAGAATCGAGTTTGAAAAAACAACAAGCCGACTTCTGCAAAACCATTGATGAAATGATGCTGGATCAGTTGAACTTTCAGCAATATGCCATCATGGCCTGGAATCAGTTTTCAGAACCTTTTGAAATTTCGGAAGAATACCGTACCTGGCTGAAAATAACGCCAATAAGCGTCAATATTACGCCACTTACCTTTCATGGAAACCGTATCGATGCCAATATCGGAATTGATGTGTATTCTGAAACTTTTACAGGCACGAAACCTGCTTCTTCACCTTTGGTAAACAGCATTGCCAATTTTAATTCGGCACCGCAACTTCCAAACAATTTTCTGTTACAGACCACCGTTAATATTCCGTTTTCGGAAGCAACAGCGATTGCAGAAAAATTATTTTCAGGGAAAGAATTTGATTTTAAAGAAGGAAAATCGAAAGTGAAAATCACTTCCATTAAAGTCTACGGAGAAAATGGCCGAATCATCATCGAAGCGCAGACAGAAGGGGCAATCGAAGGCGTTTCTTACATCACCGGCATTCCGGTTTACGATGAATTCAAAAGAAAAATCGTTTTGTCTGACACGAAGTTTAAACTGAAAACGAAAAATATTTTTTACAAAACGGCAACTCTTTTATTTCAGGGAAAAATCGTGAAAATGATTGAAGACGAATACGGAATCCCGACCGCGGACCTGGAAGATTCTTCCAGAAAAAGCATCGAAGAAACCTTTAATAAAGAATATTACAAAGGCTTAAAAATGAAGGGGAAAGCAGTTAAACTCACGCCTTCGAATATCATCCTTAATCCTTACGGAATCACCGCAGTTATCGATACTCAAGCACAGTTGGAAGTTTCCGTAAAGGGAATGTGA
- a CDS encoding gamma carbonic anhydrase family protein, which yields MALIKELLGKTPQIGEDTFLAETATIIGDVTMGKECSVWYNAVIRGDVNYIKMGNKVNVQDNVMLHCTYEKFPLVIGNNVSIGHNAIVHGCTVHDNVLIGMGAIVMDDCLVESNSIIGAGSVVTQGTHIKSGEVWAGAPARKIKDMSADLLEGEVNRIANNYVKYSSWYTNEAVL from the coding sequence ATGGCACTTATAAAAGAACTTTTAGGAAAAACTCCACAAATCGGAGAAGACACTTTTTTGGCAGAAACAGCAACCATTATTGGCGATGTCACTATGGGCAAAGAATGCAGTGTCTGGTACAACGCCGTCATTCGTGGCGATGTGAATTACATTAAAATGGGTAACAAAGTGAATGTTCAGGACAACGTAATGTTGCACTGCACGTATGAAAAATTCCCGCTGGTCATTGGAAATAATGTGTCGATCGGGCACAACGCAATCGTTCATGGCTGCACTGTTCACGATAATGTGTTAATCGGAATGGGCGCGATTGTAATGGACGACTGTTTGGTTGAAAGCAACTCGATTATCGGTGCCGGTTCAGTGGTCACCCAGGGGACACATATTAAATCCGGTGAAGTTTGGGCGGGAGCACCGGCACGGAAAATCAAAGATATGTCGGCAGATTTATTGGAAGGTGAAGTTAACAGAATCGCTAATAATTATGTGAAATATTCTTCATGGTATACTAACGAAGCGGTTCTTTAA
- a CDS encoding RDD family protein, whose protein sequence is MGKLITGTKVVKADGSDLTTDDLLKRNFSRAVPFDKLSFLGNSGWHDNWSNTRVVRAKDYDLARNMQNDIKSLGSKENL, encoded by the coding sequence TTGGGTAAATTAATCACCGGAACCAAAGTGGTAAAAGCCGATGGAAGTGATCTCACAACTGATGATTTACTGAAAAGAAATTTCTCGCGTGCCGTTCCTTTTGACAAGCTTTCATTTTTAGGAAATAGCGGCTGGCACGACAACTGGTCGAATACGCGCGTGGTGAGAGCTAAAGATTATGATCTTGCGAGAAACATGCAAAATGACATCAAAAGTCTTGGTAGTAAAGAAAATCTTTAA
- a CDS encoding NifU family protein — protein sequence MRPIIIEPTENPKVMKFVADYNLIPGSLELDRNSDIAEIPLAQELFKYPFVERIFITANFVAVAKQDGIDWENLVDPLKNVIQDELAANPRIYLQKKNDEYLIYAEMTPNPMVMKFVSNKALMDGFIEVKSREEADNVPLAKAIFDEYDFAKEVFISDNFVAVTKNVSVEWHEVMVAVRAFVADYLQSGGVISNVTPQKHESPAAGIMNREYNEDEQKISDILNEYITPAVEGDGGKISLMEYDADTKTAKMLLQGACSGCPSSTATLKGGIENVLKQFLPELVENVEAVNG from the coding sequence ATGAGACCAATTATTATAGAGCCCACAGAAAACCCAAAAGTAATGAAGTTTGTAGCCGATTACAACTTAATTCCCGGTTCTCTGGAACTCGACCGCAATTCTGATATCGCAGAAATCCCTTTAGCCCAGGAACTTTTCAAATATCCATTCGTAGAACGAATTTTTATCACCGCGAATTTTGTCGCTGTCGCAAAACAGGACGGTATCGACTGGGAAAATCTTGTTGATCCTCTGAAAAATGTGATCCAGGATGAACTGGCGGCGAATCCCCGAATTTATCTTCAGAAAAAAAATGATGAATATCTTATTTATGCAGAAATGACTCCCAATCCTATGGTGATGAAATTCGTTTCCAACAAAGCATTAATGGACGGTTTCATCGAAGTAAAATCCCGTGAAGAAGCCGACAATGTTCCTTTGGCCAAAGCGATTTTCGATGAATATGATTTTGCGAAAGAAGTTTTCATCTCTGATAATTTCGTGGCGGTTACCAAAAATGTATCAGTTGAATGGCATGAGGTGATGGTTGCAGTAAGAGCATTTGTGGCGGATTATCTTCAAAGCGGAGGCGTTATTTCTAACGTGACCCCGCAGAAACATGAAAGTCCGGCAGCGGGCATCATGAACAGAGAATACAATGAAGACGAACAGAAAATTTCTGATATTTTAAATGAATATATTACGCCAGCCGTGGAAGGTGATGGTGGTAAAATTTCGTTAATGGAATATGACGCAGACACGAAAACTGCGAAAATGCTATTGCAGGGAGCCTGCTCGGGTTGCCCAAGTTCTACCGCGACTTTGAAAGGAGGAATTGAAAATGTTCTGAAACAGTTTTTACCGGAATTGGTAGAAAACGTGGAAGCGGTAAATGGGTAA